In a genomic window of Thermosynechococcus sp. CL-1:
- a CDS encoding ABC transporter substrate-binding protein gives MGLHRRTFLRRVAQGMGAIAIATGSKTLLTACAGNVDSTSGTSTTGTVSSKGLLNPGTLAWGAEAISGAPYVFYDPVDPGKLIGFEVEIADAIAQLMGVNAVFVATAYDQLSAALAANRFDMILNGWEITTDRDRTQLFSQPYYRYGQQIVVRANDPRFEQYTATSEVTLANLAGMTVGTGIGYKAQEILERDKNIKTRAYDGNLPFDDLAQGRIDAVMLDYPIVAYYVLGAGPGGTVNNSLRPIGVPIFLNNYVIAFNKNNPKGETLKTEVDQAIDILKKDGTLRRIYEKWKMWNDQQTQIGIV, from the coding sequence ATGGGACTGCACCGTCGTACGTTTTTGCGCCGTGTGGCACAGGGGATGGGGGCAATCGCGATCGCCACAGGGAGTAAAACCCTACTCACGGCCTGTGCCGGCAATGTCGATTCGACCTCTGGAACGTCAACTACGGGCACTGTCTCCAGCAAAGGTCTCCTCAATCCCGGTACATTGGCTTGGGGGGCTGAGGCGATTAGTGGTGCTCCCTACGTTTTTTACGACCCAGTTGATCCCGGTAAGTTGATTGGCTTTGAGGTGGAAATTGCCGACGCAATCGCCCAACTAATGGGGGTCAATGCCGTATTCGTTGCCACTGCCTACGATCAACTGTCCGCTGCCCTTGCCGCCAATCGCTTTGACATGATTCTTAACGGTTGGGAGATCACCACCGATCGCGATCGCACCCAACTCTTTTCCCAGCCCTACTATCGCTATGGCCAACAGATCGTTGTCCGAGCCAATGACCCCCGTTTTGAGCAATACACTGCCACGAGTGAAGTCACACTGGCCAATCTGGCTGGCATGACTGTCGGCACTGGCATTGGCTACAAAGCCCAAGAAATTCTTGAAAGGGACAAAAACATTAAAACCCGTGCCTACGATGGCAACCTGCCCTTTGATGATCTCGCCCAAGGGCGGATTGATGCCGTGATGCTAGACTATCCGATTGTTGCCTACTATGTTCTTGGCGCCGGTCCGGGGGGCACAGTGAACAATAGCCTGCGTCCAATTGGTGTCCCGATCTTTTTGAATAACTATGTGATTGCCTTTAATAAGAACAACCCCAAAGGAGAAACCCTCAAAACAGAAGTTGATCAAGCCATCGACATCCTCAAGAAGGACGGCACATTACGCCGCATCTACGAAAAATGGAAAATGTGGAATGATCAACAGACCCAAATTGGGATTGTGTGA
- a CDS encoding pitrilysin family protein: MLASSYRIIFILFLSMAVWLQRRRPVGRSLCLGLVVALLLWLIPPPLAAAMTPKHYTELTFPPLPEIQVPAYERRQLANGMVVYLLEDHEWPLVRGTLIFRAGSRWDPPAQVGLAEVSGDLIRTGGTQVHRAAEIDQWLEDRAAAIESGVGKSLGRINFNSLKEHSEAVLSQLAEMLQAPAVEPERFELAIRRRQGIIQRRDDQPNAQAEREFYKLIYGAESPYARTQELETLAKITPADVQQFYRRYLAPSRCILGLVGDFDASQMGDRLEAIFGSWQDPPNLPPLPPLPRVTVDTSPTTVVINRPHLSQSYIYTGQLGGTLKDPDVFNFYVLNGVLNGFGGRLFNEVRSRQGLAYSVYAAWSPEFDYPGVFYGVGQTQTETTAKFLSALRQEIQRLQQEPVSAAELNYAKDSILNSFVFNFRDRLQILNRLLRYEYYDLPKDFIFRYQRAVKAATAADLQRVAQTRLKPEQWRTLIVGDRIPCPTTNCQQRQSQS; the protein is encoded by the coding sequence ATGTTGGCTTCATCCTATCGGATTATTTTTATTCTTTTTCTCTCGATGGCTGTCTGGCTCCAAAGACGCCGTCCAGTGGGGCGATCGCTTTGCCTTGGACTCGTAGTGGCTCTCCTGCTATGGTTGATCCCACCCCCTTTGGCAGCAGCCATGACCCCCAAGCACTACACTGAGCTGACATTTCCCCCCTTACCGGAAATTCAAGTGCCGGCCTATGAACGCCGTCAGTTGGCCAATGGGATGGTGGTCTATCTCCTAGAGGATCACGAGTGGCCCTTGGTGCGAGGCACCTTAATCTTTCGGGCAGGTAGTCGTTGGGATCCGCCGGCTCAGGTGGGTTTGGCAGAAGTCAGTGGCGACCTGATTCGCACGGGTGGCACCCAAGTTCATCGTGCCGCTGAAATTGACCAATGGCTTGAGGATCGAGCAGCAGCCATTGAATCGGGTGTCGGCAAAAGTTTAGGGCGGATTAATTTCAACAGCCTCAAGGAACACAGTGAAGCGGTTCTAAGCCAACTAGCGGAGATGCTCCAAGCGCCAGCAGTAGAACCAGAGCGATTTGAACTGGCGATTCGGCGGCGGCAAGGGATCATTCAACGCCGCGATGATCAACCCAATGCCCAAGCAGAACGGGAATTTTACAAGCTGATCTACGGTGCTGAGAGTCCCTATGCCCGCACCCAAGAGTTAGAGACCCTTGCCAAGATCACACCGGCGGATGTGCAGCAGTTTTACCGCAGGTACCTCGCTCCCTCCCGCTGTATTTTGGGCTTGGTGGGCGACTTTGATGCCTCGCAAATGGGCGATCGCCTTGAAGCAATTTTTGGCTCATGGCAAGATCCACCGAATTTACCTCCTTTGCCCCCCTTACCTAGGGTAACAGTTGATACGTCGCCAACAACGGTGGTGATTAATCGCCCCCATCTCTCCCAAAGCTATATCTACACGGGGCAATTGGGGGGGACGCTCAAAGATCCGGACGTGTTTAACTTCTATGTTCTCAATGGGGTTCTCAATGGCTTTGGTGGGCGTCTTTTCAATGAAGTGCGATCGCGCCAGGGCTTGGCCTATAGTGTTTATGCCGCTTGGAGTCCCGAATTTGACTATCCGGGGGTGTTTTATGGCGTTGGCCAAACGCAAACAGAAACCACAGCCAAGTTTCTCAGCGCCCTACGGCAGGAAATCCAGCGACTGCAACAGGAACCCGTTAGTGCCGCAGAACTGAACTACGCCAAAGACAGTATTCTCAACTCCTTTGTCTTTAATTTTCGCGATCGCCTGCAAATTCTCAATCGTCTCCTGCGCTACGAATACTACGATTTGCCCAAGGATTTTATCTTCCGCTATCAGCGAGCCGTTAAAGCCGCAACGGCAGCAGATCTGCAACGGGTGGCACAAACCCGCCTAAAACCAGAACAGTGGCGTACCCTGATTGTGGGCGATCGCATCCCCTGCCCTACGACAAATTGCCAGCAACGACAATCTCAATCCTAA
- a CDS encoding EAL domain-containing protein, which yields MKSDPPKKWRHLLVIEDQEGRRTIPLEASTYTIGRHPSNTIVLKSPMVSRQHAVLLRVLDPSSGNFFFRLIDGDLQGKRSVNGLTVNGKPCQSHILQHKDLIVFGGDVRARYHAIANISDSGFNRYTRALEASSISDQDVASLGGAFVSSEMSEVTEIQLLRLSSFPELSPYPIIELAPNGQITYLNPAAIQEFPDLGEPDVQHPLLSRLKSWSLQEKRFSVEEINVGDRTYEVTIHLLRESQLIRCYITDITERKRSELALRISEERYALAAEGANDGLWDWQISDRSMYYSPRWELLVGETPGTLQPTIEEWWRRVHPDDLERLRQSMKEHLLSTRPHFECEFRIKHADGSYRWMRSRGKALRNEEGQPYRMAGSMTDVTEYHLIQEQILHDALHDAMTGLPNRVLFMDRLTQAITRRVRRPNSLFAVLFLDVDRFKVINDSLGHLAGDQLLIGIGQRLTACTRAEDTIARLGGDEFAILLEELTTPAQAIEVAERVLVALSRPFLLEGHEVFTSASIGIAFPSEESKTAEDLLRDADTAMYRAKSLGKARYEVFSMTMRAQSIALMQMETDLRRAAERDEFLVYYQPIVDLSTLNIVGFETLLRWQHPERGIVSPSEFMTVAEETGLILPISWWVMAEACRQMQRWSKVFPRSRGLSISVNLSGRHFQQADLLLNLRSILSETEFPAERLRLEVTEGILIDNKEVAIATLEEIRAMGIGVYMDDFGTGYSSLSYLHRFPIDTLKIDRTFISALNNEESSATIVHTILMLAHSLRLKVVAEGIETRDQYRVLQALGCNYGQGYFFARPLSAQQVEQLFASQLLPHLVRPTAKKHNTHRLH from the coding sequence GTGAAGTCTGATCCGCCGAAGAAGTGGCGCCATCTTCTCGTTATTGAGGATCAAGAGGGTCGGCGTACCATTCCCTTGGAAGCCAGTACCTATACAATTGGGCGACATCCCAGTAATACGATTGTTCTTAAGTCGCCAATGGTTTCCCGTCAGCACGCTGTTTTGCTACGGGTTTTGGATCCCAGCAGTGGTAATTTTTTCTTTCGCCTCATTGATGGCGATCTACAAGGGAAGCGCAGTGTCAATGGTCTGACGGTCAATGGCAAGCCCTGTCAATCCCACATTCTTCAGCATAAGGATTTGATCGTCTTTGGCGGTGATGTGCGTGCCCGCTACCACGCGATCGCCAATATTTCTGACTCCGGGTTCAATCGCTACACCCGCGCCCTCGAAGCATCAAGTATCTCAGATCAAGACGTGGCCTCTTTGGGGGGTGCCTTCGTCAGCAGTGAAATGTCTGAGGTGACCGAAATCCAACTGCTGCGGTTGTCCTCCTTTCCAGAGTTAAGTCCCTATCCGATCATTGAACTGGCTCCCAATGGCCAAATTACCTATCTCAACCCAGCGGCCATTCAGGAATTTCCCGATCTTGGGGAACCAGATGTGCAGCATCCGCTGCTATCGCGCCTCAAAAGCTGGTCGTTGCAGGAAAAGCGATTTTCTGTTGAAGAAATCAACGTTGGCGATCGCACCTACGAAGTGACAATCCATCTGCTGCGGGAGAGCCAATTAATTCGCTGCTACATTACCGATATTACTGAACGCAAACGTTCTGAACTCGCCCTGCGCATTAGTGAAGAACGCTATGCTCTGGCAGCTGAGGGCGCCAATGATGGCCTTTGGGATTGGCAGATTAGCGATCGCTCGATGTATTATTCTCCCCGCTGGGAACTGCTGGTTGGCGAAACCCCCGGTACCCTACAACCCACCATCGAGGAATGGTGGCGGCGTGTCCACCCCGATGACCTAGAGCGGCTACGCCAGAGCATGAAGGAGCATCTTCTCAGTACCCGTCCCCATTTTGAGTGTGAGTTTCGGATTAAACACGCCGATGGCAGTTACCGTTGGATGCGATCGCGAGGCAAAGCCCTGCGCAATGAAGAGGGGCAGCCCTATCGCATGGCCGGTTCGATGACCGATGTCACAGAGTACCACTTGATTCAGGAGCAAATTCTCCACGATGCGCTGCACGATGCCATGACGGGGCTACCCAACCGGGTGCTCTTTATGGATCGGCTGACGCAGGCCATTACCCGCCGCGTGCGACGTCCCAACTCCCTCTTTGCGGTGCTGTTTTTAGATGTGGATCGCTTTAAGGTGATCAACGATAGCTTGGGGCACTTAGCTGGGGATCAACTCCTGATTGGCATTGGCCAGCGACTGACGGCCTGTACCCGCGCTGAGGACACGATCGCCCGCCTTGGGGGTGATGAATTTGCCATTCTCTTGGAGGAGTTAACGACTCCCGCCCAAGCGATCGAAGTGGCAGAACGAGTGCTAGTGGCTCTGAGCCGTCCCTTTCTCCTTGAGGGGCATGAAGTCTTTACCAGTGCCAGTATTGGCATTGCCTTCCCCAGCGAGGAAAGCAAAACGGCTGAGGACTTATTGCGAGATGCGGATACCGCCATGTACCGCGCGAAATCCTTGGGCAAAGCTCGCTATGAAGTCTTTAGCATGACGATGCGTGCCCAGAGCATTGCCCTGATGCAAATGGAAACTGATCTGCGACGGGCGGCAGAGCGCGATGAATTTTTGGTGTACTATCAACCGATTGTTGATCTATCAACGCTCAATATTGTCGGCTTTGAAACGCTGCTGCGCTGGCAACATCCCGAACGGGGAATCGTCTCCCCTAGTGAATTCATGACTGTCGCCGAAGAAACGGGTCTGATCCTACCCATTAGTTGGTGGGTGATGGCAGAAGCCTGTCGGCAAATGCAACGCTGGTCAAAGGTGTTTCCCCGCAGTCGCGGTTTAAGCATTAGTGTCAACCTCAGCGGTCGTCATTTCCAGCAAGCGGATCTGCTGCTCAACTTAAGATCAATTTTGTCAGAAACAGAATTTCCCGCTGAGCGACTGCGCCTTGAGGTGACCGAGGGCATCTTGATTGACAACAAGGAGGTGGCGATCGCCACCCTTGAGGAAATTCGCGCCATGGGCATTGGCGTGTATATGGACGACTTTGGTACAGGATATTCTTCCCTGAGTTATTTGCACCGTTTTCCCATTGACACACTAAAAATTGATCGCACGTTTATTTCCGCTCTCAACAATGAGGAATCTTCGGCGACAATTGTGCACACGATTCTCATGCTGGCGCATTCTTTGCGGTTGAAGGTGGTGGCGGAGGGTATTGAAACACGCGATCAGTATCGCGTTCTTCAGGCGCTTGGCTGCAACTATGGCCAAGGTTATTTCTTTGCCCGCCCCCTCTCAGCTCAACAGGTGGAACAGTTATTTGCCAGCCAATTGTTGCCGCACCTAGTACGCCCCACTGCCAAAAAGCACAATACGCACCGTCTCCACTAA
- a CDS encoding sugar transferase yields MRSQASPRDIRAPRCRRMWLRSETAFALLLLTSDLVGLVLAWKLGLQLNRFYAPLPPDLAAWYWLGLPSVFWLFATGLLFLIAVSGLYHPRGHWKNYLRLAKVLSLGYLLALAIAYFYDPKVDLPRSLFFSAWGLSVVFAVILRLAVSLAFKICTLRQPIRAFLVAPPERQEHLSSLLEQRSNYKIVGRAIATMANEPETLTEILNCQAQEVIVEGLPPAHLASALYWQLRQHGIALRLIPSSLEMLYRRGTPEIVAALPTLRVDMTYLNGWEYRLKRYLDVILALFGIVVLAPLFIVVAIAIKLTSPGPVFFRQERVGLHGQVFQMWKFRTMRADAPQLQAQLETQNESADGILFKVKNDPRCTRLGSFLRKTSIDELPQLFNVLWGDMSLVGPRPLPLRDVARFHSWHHIRHQVMPGITGLWQISGRSEIGNFDEAARLDLYYIDNWSLNLDLEILVETVRIVLFGSGAY; encoded by the coding sequence ATGCGGTCTCAAGCTTCCCCCCGTGATATTCGGGCACCCCGCTGCCGTCGGATGTGGTTGCGCTCAGAAACAGCTTTTGCCCTGCTGCTATTGACCAGTGACCTCGTGGGGTTGGTGTTGGCTTGGAAGTTGGGCTTACAACTCAATCGCTTCTATGCGCCGTTGCCCCCTGATTTAGCAGCGTGGTACTGGCTGGGATTGCCCAGTGTCTTTTGGCTCTTTGCCACTGGTCTATTGTTTTTGATTGCTGTGAGTGGGCTGTATCACCCGCGCGGCCATTGGAAAAATTATCTGCGCCTTGCTAAGGTACTGAGCTTGGGCTATTTGTTGGCACTGGCGATCGCCTACTTCTATGATCCCAAGGTAGATTTGCCTCGCTCACTGTTTTTTAGTGCTTGGGGTCTCAGTGTGGTTTTCGCCGTGATCTTGCGCTTAGCCGTGAGTCTGGCGTTTAAAATTTGCACCCTACGGCAACCGATTCGCGCTTTTCTGGTGGCGCCCCCGGAGCGACAGGAGCATCTCAGCAGCCTACTAGAGCAACGCTCGAACTATAAGATTGTCGGCAGGGCGATCGCCACCATGGCCAATGAACCGGAAACCCTGACCGAGATTCTCAACTGTCAAGCCCAAGAGGTGATTGTAGAAGGCCTCCCCCCAGCCCATCTCGCTTCAGCCCTCTATTGGCAGCTACGCCAACATGGCATTGCCCTACGGTTGATCCCCTCCAGCTTGGAAATGCTCTACCGCCGCGGCACCCCGGAAATTGTGGCGGCTTTGCCCACCCTGCGGGTAGATATGACGTATCTCAATGGTTGGGAATATCGGCTGAAGCGCTATTTGGACGTGATTTTGGCACTCTTTGGCATCGTGGTGCTGGCACCCCTCTTTATCGTGGTGGCGATCGCCATCAAACTCACCTCCCCAGGGCCTGTCTTTTTCCGCCAAGAGCGGGTAGGACTCCACGGCCAAGTCTTTCAGATGTGGAAATTTCGCACCATGCGAGCCGATGCCCCGCAACTCCAAGCGCAGTTGGAAACACAAAATGAATCCGCCGATGGCATTCTCTTCAAGGTCAAAAACGACCCCCGCTGCACGCGCCTCGGCAGTTTCCTGCGCAAGACCAGCATTGATGAACTGCCGCAACTGTTTAATGTCCTCTGGGGAGACATGAGTTTAGTGGGGCCGCGTCCGCTACCCCTGCGGGATGTTGCCCGTTTTCATTCTTGGCACCATATTCGCCATCAGGTGATGCCAGGGATTACCGGGCTGTGGCAAATTTCTGGCCGCTCTGAGATTGGCAACTTTGATGAAGCGGCACGCCTTGACCTCTACTACATTGACAATTGGTCGCTCAATCTGGATTTGGAAATTTTAGTGGAGACGGTGCGTATTGTGCTTTTTGGCAGTGGGGCGTACTAG